In a genomic window of Lycium ferocissimum isolate CSIRO_LF1 chromosome 9, AGI_CSIRO_Lferr_CH_V1, whole genome shotgun sequence:
- the LOC132029689 gene encoding protein SAWADEE HOMEODOMAIN HOMOLOG 2-like isoform X2 → MDLRPRQRQPFSGFTENEIEKMENLLEQSGEKVFDQKFCKKLAQDFSHSKGRAGKPIVKWTEVQTWFQNRQKSCLSNDNSAEANRKLPDMTEECALDEANQKCHMPEGKKVPDLSDIEFEARSSVDGAWYDVDTFISHRFLSSGEPEVLVRYVGFGSEEDEWVNVRKSVRERSVHLENSECNKVRVGDPVLCFQESKDDASYVEARILEIQKKFHDIRGCRCLFVIQYDHDNTEETVHLRRLCFRPSILVRL, encoded by the exons ATGGACCTTCGTCCCAGACAGAGGCAACCATTCTCTGGTTTTACAGAAAATGAG ATTGAGAAAATGGAAAACTTACTTGAGCAATCAGGAGAAAAAGTTTTTGACCAAAAATTCTGCAAGAAATTGGCGCAGGATTTCAG CCACTCTAAAGGTCGTGCAGGAAAACCGATCGTGAAATGGACCGAG GTACAAACTTGGTTCCAGAACAGGCAGAAAAGCTGTCTCTCAAACGATAATTCAGCAGAGGCCAACAGGAAACTGCCTGATATGACAGAAGAATGTGCTTTAGATGAAGCAAATCAAAAATGTCATATGCCTGAAG GTAAAAAGGTTCCAGATCTGTCAGACATAGAATTTGAGGCTCGGTCTTCAGTAGATGGGGCATG GTATGACGTTGATACATTTATCTCGCACCGGTTTCTTAGCTCAGGAGAACCT GAAGTTCTTGTGAGATATGTGGGATTTGGATCAGAGGAGGACGAGTGGGTAAACGTAAGAAAGTCGGTCCGCGAACGATCTGTACATCTTGAAAATTCAGAATGTAACAAAGTCAGGGTTGGGGATCCTGTTTTGTGCTTCCAG GAGAGTAAGGACGACGCTAGTTATGTTGAAGCTCGTATTCTagaaattcaaaagaaatttcATGACATAAGGGGCTGCAGATGTCTCTTTGTGATTCAATATGATCATGATAACACAGAG GAAACTGTTCATCTGAGGAGATTATGTTTCCGGCCAAGCATATTAGTGCGTCTGTGA
- the LOC132029689 gene encoding protein SAWADEE HOMEODOMAIN HOMOLOG 1-like isoform X1 yields the protein MDLRPRQRQPFSGFTENEIEKMENLLEQSGEKVFDQKFCKKLAQDFSHSKGRAGKPIVKWTEVQTWFQNRQKSCLSNDNSAEANRKLPDMTEECALDEANQKCHMPEVLLSENCTHIIRQILPGKKVPDLSDIEFEARSSVDGAWYDVDTFISHRFLSSGEPEVLVRYVGFGSEEDEWVNVRKSVRERSVHLENSECNKVRVGDPVLCFQESKDDASYVEARILEIQKKFHDIRGCRCLFVIQYDHDNTEETVHLRRLCFRPSILVRL from the exons ATGGACCTTCGTCCCAGACAGAGGCAACCATTCTCTGGTTTTACAGAAAATGAG ATTGAGAAAATGGAAAACTTACTTGAGCAATCAGGAGAAAAAGTTTTTGACCAAAAATTCTGCAAGAAATTGGCGCAGGATTTCAG CCACTCTAAAGGTCGTGCAGGAAAACCGATCGTGAAATGGACCGAG GTACAAACTTGGTTCCAGAACAGGCAGAAAAGCTGTCTCTCAAACGATAATTCAGCAGAGGCCAACAGGAAACTGCCTGATATGACAGAAGAATGTGCTTTAGATGAAGCAAATCAAAAATGTCATATGCCTGAAG TTCTTTTGTCAGAAAACTGCACTCATATAATCCGACAAATTCTTCCAGGTAAAAAGGTTCCAGATCTGTCAGACATAGAATTTGAGGCTCGGTCTTCAGTAGATGGGGCATG GTATGACGTTGATACATTTATCTCGCACCGGTTTCTTAGCTCAGGAGAACCT GAAGTTCTTGTGAGATATGTGGGATTTGGATCAGAGGAGGACGAGTGGGTAAACGTAAGAAAGTCGGTCCGCGAACGATCTGTACATCTTGAAAATTCAGAATGTAACAAAGTCAGGGTTGGGGATCCTGTTTTGTGCTTCCAG GAGAGTAAGGACGACGCTAGTTATGTTGAAGCTCGTATTCTagaaattcaaaagaaatttcATGACATAAGGGGCTGCAGATGTCTCTTTGTGATTCAATATGATCATGATAACACAGAG GAAACTGTTCATCTGAGGAGATTATGTTTCCGGCCAAGCATATTAGTGCGTCTGTGA